The window AATAATTATTACTTTAATTTGTTTATTTCCTTTGGGATATTTGAGCGCGACACCGCCACTTTTTCATCCTTTTTACGAAATGTATTCTTTTTCCCCGCATTTTAATTTAGAAGGAAATAATACGATTCGTTTACCAATTCACTGCACGGGTCATTTTGTAAATGGAAATGCGGCAATGACTTTATTAGGTGATAGCCGATTGTATTATTTTACGGGTTACTCTGGATTCGGTGGAAATATACTTAATCCTCAAGAACAACCGGCGCCTCTAATTTTTAGAGGACAGCTTCGGGCGGATGACGAATCTTCTGCTTTCGTTTTGGATACAACAGCAAATCATCCTATTAACAAAAATGGGATAGTCTATCAACAAAGTTATCCTGGAAAAACCGCTAAAGAAATGGTCGGACTCCTAAAATATTGCAATGAATTAAACTATTTAACGACTTGGCGATCGGTAGGACCAACGTTTATACATGCAGGTGGAAATGATATAATTGGAGGAATGAGACAACTCTTTCAATTAGAAGGTCAAGCAAAAATGTATATGTGGCTTGTTGCTCTCGTTACCAACCCATTCGGATTTATTTCCGATTTAATAAGTGGTCGAACAAATAATTACGTGGAGCTTTGGTGGATTTGGCAATCAGAGCTTTTAGTCGAAGATTCCGTATTATCTACAAATACTTTAACTTATCAAGTAGTGAGAGATAATGGAAAACCTGTCGTTGTTAGTATTCCTGCGATCGCATGGGCTACAGATAATCTAATGGAGCATCCGGATCAAATTACAGACGGTAAACGAATGCTTAGATTGGCATTTATTTTTACAGCTTTTGCTGGGAGACTTGCCGCTAGGTTAGGTCAAGAATTCGGAATATACATGTTAGGTGATAATCCGCTAATTTCAATTGAGGACTCTTTTCCAATGTCCTTTGATCCTTCGAATTACAATTTAGGGGCATTTGATGCCGTGCACTTCTCCGCAATCGGTCAAAAACGCTGGGGTTCTCATATCGCAAAAGTTATGGCGTTGAAGAATATTCTTTCAATGAACGAATCGATCCGGGGAACGTTAGAGATTGGAAAAAGAATTGATGCAAAGGCGATAATTAACGGAGTCGATCAGTTTGAAGCATTTTCCATTGAGCCAACGATGATAGGCACTACTGGTGCTTATAAAGAATTTATTCGGTATGTAGTATGGCCATTTTTTCCGTATTTAGTTCGAGTTTATGCTAAAAATAATTCCGAAGCCTACTGGGTACCCGATAAATTTTTAACTTTATATCAATCCGTAGGTGAAACAAATTCGTCTTTAGGGTATCCAACATCTGACCCATATTGGCATGGTCCATTTATGTTAGACATGCGACAAAATTTTGAAAACGGTTGTATGAATATTGGTTTGGCGGGTTCTCCGCTTTCTTTTCCGCAAATTTATTCTCAAGAGGTATGTGATGCAAATCCGTAATTTAACATTTTTGTTCATTCTTTCCATTGCAGTTTCATGCAAGCCGACAAGTGAAGGAAAGTCTTCGGATTCTTTATTGTGGCCATTGATTCAAAGTTCAATTGATACCCAGCAGAAGTGTCAACAAGCGAATACAGCTAAAGCTACCGGGGCGAACTGCTTTCAGCTTTCTACTAATTCGCTTATCTACAATACGAATACTTCGAGTTTTGTTGCCGTCGGCACTGCTACTATCTCGGCGGGAGCTAAATTGCAGTGTAAGTGTCCAAGTACTGGAACTACAAAACAAAATTCTTGGTATACTGAAGTTGACGCGACAAAGCAGCCGATTTTGATCGCTGCGGCTCCAAGTTCATATTATACCAATAATCAAACAACATTAGAAAATTATAGTGTTGGTGATGTGCTGTATTGCGGGCTTACTACCGCCGACTGTAGTATAGGGGATTATTTATATCAAAAGATACGAATCGTACCTTGATTATTAATTTAAGTTCTTCACGTTATGTTAATCGTTTTTGTTTTTTGATAAAGTGAAGAACTTTTTTGAATTCGGTTCCTTTATAAATTGCTTCAATATCTCTCTGACGTAGAGTCTTGCCTGTAAAATTTTCAAAAAGTGTTAGATCGGATTCGGTAAGATTTTCCGGAATTAATGATTTGTAACTGTAAATCATTTATGAACCAATTTTTATGATTTTATTTTTACGATTATTAAAAGGTTTCTTCCGCGCATATGGTATAACAGGAATTCTATGATGGATGATTCCAAGACTGGTTAGCAGATTTAAAACATGAGCGTTATTGGAAAGACCCGAAAACACATGATAAACAGTATGGATTTTGACTAAATTGTATTCTGGGTCTTTTGAATTTTGAAGCAGTTGATAAATCTCTTTAACCGGCTTTTTCAACCCTAACGCCTTACATGCAGTAATAAGATCCTCATTATATAGCGGTTCATTATTCGGATTATTGGCTGAATTTCCGAGAATCGGTAAGATTTCATTTGTATTCAGGGTTGATTCGGCATTGCTTTTCGGTTGCATAATTCCTACTTTCGAAATTTAGTTATCATGTGTCGAAATCGGTGTTAGGAGTTTATGAAAGTATAATATACAGGAGTGTATATTTCAAGCAAAAAATATACAGAAGTGTATATTTATGAGTTATCGTTATATTCTCGAAAAATTAATGAAACGAAGGGGCTGGAGTCAGGATGATTTGGCGAAAGCAGGAGAGGTGAAGCAACCGACCGTTAGTCGGTATTTGAACGATCAATCTAAACCAACAATTGCTTTTATAACAAATCTTTATAAAAATGAAAAAGTGGACCCAATTATTTTTGTTCGAAATTTCGAAAAAGATCCTTTTCTTTTAGATTCCGGTATTTCGAAAGAGGAGAAGAATAACTTAGTCGAAGAAGTTACTCTTTTTATCCGCTTTATAAAGTCTTCACCTGAAATTATGGATATTTTCTGGAAGCTCAACAAGATGGATCCGAATCAAATAAAATCCATTAACGTTTTTGCAGATAGAATATTAGAGGAATGAAAGACTTTTCGCTATTTGCTAAGTAACTGTATATTTCGTCCGTTGTTAATTCAGAATTAATTTGTAAATGTGTAAAGTTCTGAACTATCCGAACTACTACATTCTTTCTAAGGCGAAATAAAGCCCTTTGGTAACTTACGGAATCGACACGTCTAAAAATAAAAATATTTGCTTTTGCTACTATTGAGTTTGTTTGAATTAAATTTTCAAATCCCGATATTTCAAATAAATTAATTCTAATAATTCCGATTGACCATATTGCTGTCGCAATAGTGCAACCGATCGGGGCTATGAAATTAAATTCCGGAAATCCAAAATATTTTAAAAGAAAAGAAAAAGTTCCAATGAAGAAAAGCCACATGAATACTCCGATTGCAATATAAACAATTCGGACACGATCAAGGCCTCGGCGCCTTTTGAATCCTAAGCATAGTACAAATACTGAATAAAATAGACTTAATACTCCTCCAATGACGAAGTAATCATAAAGGAATCCGGATTCAAAATATAATTTCGAATCAAAAACTGTAGCGTTTTTGATAAAGAAGTCAGTAAAGCTGAACCCGAAAATTGGAAGAATATATCCAATTACGATCAAATAGTTACAGATTTTAGACAATCCCTTGTCGAATACGTAGGGATAAATAAACCTAACGAGAACAAGCGGGCTGGAAATCATTGGAAGCGTCATGACACGCGCCCAAAAAAGAGTATTACTTTGTATTATAAATGGAATGGCGAATAACGCATCCCAAATACCAATTAGGATACAAAGGATGCCGAAATCGCGGAACTCTCGTCGTTGTCGAACAGCTACGAGAACGTAAAGTCCTAATGAAAAATTAAATACTGACGCGAAAAATAAAATTACAGATGTTTCCAAGGTATATTTCCCTGGAAAACATTAAGTTAACTCTGACGTATTTTTGCAATAATTTTCGAATAATCTGACACTTGTATTGCCCATTCTGTCGGTCGAATTTCGCCCGCTTCCAATTTGCCATAATTTGGGTAGTAAATTGAATAAGGATGCTCTTTCGATTCTACAGTACCAAAGCGATTGTAGAGTCTTCCGACCGCTGGTCTTTCTACATCATAAAGTCCGAAGGTTGCGTCATATTTTTTTTGCAGAACATATTCAGCGCTCATCACCAAAACTCTTAAACCTGCCGCCATATCCGAAGCAGCAAATGAATTCATTTCGGATATCTTTCCTGGACCTAAATATACTTTTTCTTCTGAATTTTTTCTGCTGGCATATTCAATAGGGAGTCCTGCAGGTCCGCGAGTTAGAACTCTTGAGGTTGCGACAATATTTTGTTCATTATCGAATCCGATAAAATATTGGCTAAGACCGTTTAAGTCAAATTGTCGATCGAATTCGGAATCATACCCAACATAACCGAGTTTCGAATATTGATCTTGTACGAAAGTTCGCGCCTTTTCGATCAATTCAGGGTTCTTATCGTAATCGCACGTAACGTAATACGTGGTCTGTGTTTGTTTAACTTTTGCATCTTTGATTATTATATGTGACATAATATAAATATGTCACATAAATATCATAATTCAAGCCTTTCACTCTTTGATTACCTATTTTTTCTCAAAGGCTTACAATGAGATTCAAGTTTTAGAATACTTAGGATTTGAAAGTATTCACGGCTAAAATTTTGCGAAGAGGGTTGGTTATGTTCTCCAAAACGATAAAAAAATCTGATACTTTGAAAGACTAATTTGATTCCCGAATTGACAAGGTTGAATAGCTAAACTAATGTGTAGGTGTGCACTTTGACGAGAAACAATTCAGTAAACCTCCGTTTTTCACAGATCGAGTATATCCTTTTATAAATCCAGTTCGTGCGGGATTTCCGTCACCGGCAGCAGAGTATCTAGAAAGTGTTCTTAACCCGACCGATCTTCTAATACCGAATCCAGATTCCACTTTCTGGGCGCGTGTCCTCGGGAATTCGATGGAAGATGTCTTTGTACGCAACGACGATCTAATAATCGTCGACCGATCCCTCGAACCACGAAACGGACACGTTGTAGTTTGCACGTACGACGGAACATTTCTTACAAAAATCCTTCGAATAGAAGGACGCAAGCGCACTCTTGTATCCGGAAATCCGCTCTATCCACCGATTCCGATTACAAATGAAAACGAATTCCAGCTTTGGGGTGTGGCCTCATGTAGCTGCCATAATTTACTCGGAG of the Leptospira sp. WS92.C1 genome contains:
- a CDS encoding helix-turn-helix domain-containing protein: MSYRYILEKLMKRRGWSQDDLAKAGEVKQPTVSRYLNDQSKPTIAFITNLYKNEKVDPIIFVRNFEKDPFLLDSGISKEEKNNLVEEVTLFIRFIKSSPEIMDIFWKLNKMDPNQIKSINVFADRILEE
- a CDS encoding LexA family protein: MHFDEKQFSKPPFFTDRVYPFINPVRAGFPSPAAEYLESVLNPTDLLIPNPDSTFWARVLGNSMEDVFVRNDDLIIVDRSLEPRNGHVVVCTYDGTFLTKILRIEGRKRTLVSGNPLYPPIPITNENEFQLWGVASCSCHNLLGGWGVRSR